From Sardina pilchardus chromosome 9, fSarPil1.1, whole genome shotgun sequence, a single genomic window includes:
- the prelid3b gene encoding PRELI domain containing protein 3B, giving the protein MKIWTSEHIFNHPWETVTKAAMQKYPNPMNPSVVGVDVLDRSVDTQGRLHSKRLLSTEWGLPSLVKSIIGNTRSCTYIQEHSVVDPEAKTFELQSANITFTNMVSVDERLIYRPHPEDPEKTILTQEALISVKGVSLSSYLEGVMATTISTNAGKGREAMEWVIRKLNTEIEELAATARGTMRAPMAAAVTEK; this is encoded by the exons TCACCCATGGGAGACGGTGACCAAAGCTGCAATGCAGAAGTACCCCAACCCTATGAACCCCAGCGTAGTCGGAGTGGACGTGCTGGACCGGAGTGTGGACACCCAAGGACGGCTCCACAGCAAAAGACTACTGAGCACAGAATGGGGTCTTCCATCCTTAGTCAAATCG ATCATTGGAAACACGCGGTCGTGCACTTACATCCAGGAGCACTCAGTGGTGGACCCCGAAGCTAAGACATTTGAGTTACAGTCAGCCAAT ATCACATTTACGAACATGGTTTCAGTGGATGAGAGACTCATATACAGGCCACACCCAGAAGACCCAGAAAA GACGATACTGACACAAGAGGCCCTCATCTCGGTGAAGGGAGTGAGTCTGAGCAGCTACCTGGAGGGAGTCATGGCGACCACCATCTCAACAAATGCTGGCAAG GGTCGGGAAGCAATGGAGTGGGTTATCCGGAAGCTGAACACAGAAATCGAAGAACTCGCCGCCACAGCCCGTGGAACCATGCGAGCCCCTATGGCAGCGGCCGTCACAGAGAAATGA